Genomic DNA from Solanum pennellii chromosome 3, SPENNV200:
CCAGGAATCCAGCCAAGTGCAGGTAAACCGATTCTGGCTCGTGGAGGGTTTAAGCTACCGCCGAACAAGGCATACAGACTTAATATGCCGGCTGGGTGGTCCGGTAGAGTTTGGGGCCGCCATGGATGCGCTTTTGATGCTGCTGGTCGTGGACGCTGTGCAACTGGGGACTGTGGTGGTTCACTTTTTTGTAATGGAATTGGTGGTACCCCTCCGGCTACTCTCGCTGAGATTACTCTGGGCAATGAACAGGATTTCTACGATGTGAGTCTCGTAGATGGCTACAATCTCGCCATCTCTGTAACTCCAGTCAGAGGCAAAGGTGAGAAACATGCCTAAAATTATCTAAATGACTCATTTGTCCTTGATTAGTTCTTCGATACTTCCTTTTTTCTTCTACTACTCAGTTTCGTAACAGGGTTACTTTCGtcattacatttttcttttctcgTGTATTAGGTTGATAGTTTTAAATCAAGCAATATTTATAGCTCCGTCTGttgattaaatgattttttcacCTAATTAGTGTGAGTTCGATTCCACGCCTTATAAGTAATTCTAGATCTACAGGGATCTAAAATTTGTGGCATTGAGGATTTGCCCTTTGTTTTGACAGGGAAATGCAGCTATGCTGGGTGTGTGAGTGACTTAAACACAATGTGTCCAGCAGGTCTACAAGTTCGTTCTCATGACAAGAGTCAAGTAGTGGCTTGCAAAAGTGCTTGTTCAGCTTTCAATTCACCAAGATATTGTTGCACTGGAACTTTTGGTAACCCACAAACTTGCAAGCCAACAGCATACTCAAGGATATTCAAAACTGCTTGCCCTAAAGCTTATTCATATGCTTACGATGATCCCACTAGTATTGCCACTTGCACTGGTAGCAGCTACGTCCTCACTTTCTGTCCTCACCATTaatcttgtcttcttcttttttcactGTCATCAGATCAgatcaaatcaaatatatagTACTCGTGATTTTTGTCTTTCATCTAATATCTCTCTAGGTTAAATTCCTAGCTACGTTTATCTTTAATTACTAgttgtattttgtattataATGATCATCGTCAAGTGTTATTGTCACTAGTGGTGTACCTTTCTAATTAATTGGCAGCAGTAATCAGATTTAGTTATTATGTCTAAGTTGTGATATGGTGCTGCAATTATTCTAACACAAATTAAGTCTTGGTAGTTGCTGAATAATTTTACTCAcaattatttttgagatttaaacgATTAAGCCTTTGATCGACATTTTTCGATCGTGCTGTTACGTTTGTATGAAACTATTAGTAACAATAATTAAATTTGACTATACGCAACTCGAAGTCGGTTCCTACTGATGAATAGTGGAAAAAAGTAAGTGGTATTTTGCAGAGGAATCTTTGTAACGTGGTCATGTTGGACAAAGGAGGGTAAAAGACAGAAAAATGTTTCAAAttgagttattttattttttaaaaaatcaacatGTCTTTGCTTTCgttgttttatttcatttttaacaaccttttctttttctaacttTATTACTCAAAAGCTTTTCTATCCATTTCTTGTTTGAACATTGTATTTCGTTGGACTCATGTTATGATGCACGGGTTCAATTTTGATCTTAAAGCAATCATTCTAAATGAATGCGTCATGATGGACGCTAAATTTAGGTCTCAAATAATTTGAATTCTCTTGTAATGTTTAACTTTGAGATATAGTACGTTTTCAATCAAATATGACTTCGTATATAAGattcaaacttaaattttttaagtaaggataaaataatatttgtctcTCCGCTGTGACCTTGTGTAGTTTTGCCAAAACTGTTATACCAATGATGGAATCATTTTGTTGCTTCCTTTTTAAGTTTAGACTACAATCGAAAATgtatcataaattttataagaaaatattagatCACAATCtaatatgtataaaattaagCGATAAACAAGCAAATATTAGACATGAAGGTCTGAAAATATAATCGTTTAAAGGGCTATAtttatataactttaaaaaataggACAAAATCTCAATAATTACATAGGGACATTGGTTAAAATCTAAATCAGCCATATTGTTGGCATGAAAGGTGATGGATACGCGTTTCGAATAAAGGTGAATCATGTGCCTTCAGTAGAAAATAAACTgttattcatcattttaaaaGCTTTTCCATTCCTATTGCTGACATAAAATCTCTTCCATAATTCATTTCTATGCTTTGGTGTGTGCTTATTCCGTTCATTTTTTGttatcataattttcttttttaaagttaaattatcataaatttaaCAAACATTTTACGATATTTTTTTCCCCATCATAGTGAtatgtgaaaaaaattataatttatattatttttcgtatagttttgaatatttaatttttttgtttaaaatatcaaattaatgtaatctaatttaattttgaaaataatcaattaactttcaaaaaacgcaatatgataattaaagagaaaattacaaatacatacgtataatatacaattatctaaccgatatatatatatatatttatatttatatatatatatgtgtgtatatatatatatatatatatatatacacacacatatatatatgtatatatatatatatattacctcTCTTCCactctcgctcgtctctctcctccctctcccaatctcgcttgtctCTCTCCTCGCTTTCCCAATTTCGATTGCcttatatacaaatacatatgtataatatacaattatcaaaccgacatacatatatacaattcacctctctcccactctttgtcccctctcgctcgcctctctcctcgctcgcctctctcctctcccTCCCCGTTTCGCTCGCTCTCTtctccctataacatgtagttacaaattgtaattatcaaactatatcTATGTAAAGTAATTAGCTATTTTTGAGTGataatatgtgaaagttcctCTAATTAAAAGTAGACAAAAGGAATAATATGCTAACGACTCATTTCAAATAGGTATACACAAGCATTGCAGGACACCTTGTTGGGCGTGGGCCGACCTCTTGGCCCAAACTATGGACCAACAAGGGTCAtctatatctgaagtaactgttGGGCTGATAATATGCATAGCACTTTATATTTGTAGCCATAGTCAATTGAGGCTTATTGTtcgaatttttttatttttttttcttttaaaaacatttaaccAACTACTGAAAATtcaccctttttattttttcgtcCCACCATAAACAAATTTATTGATCAATTGAGCAGTTGGCTCATTTCTTTTCTCCAATTCAAATTCACAACAATCCAATCAATGCATTTTTGCAAATTTCCATTTCTAATACCTCTGCGAAACTCTGCTAGAGCATTCACTTCATCTCTTTCCCTCTTCTCTGCCTTTGAGTTCCATTTAACCAATCAACAAAGCTTTGAAGTACAAGAATTTGACAGAGCTTACTGGACCAGACGAATTCATAAGCTTTGTGCTATTGATGGAGATGTCGACGAAGCTCTTCGACTTCTCGATGAGCTTCGACTTCAGGGTTATCATCCTGACTCTCTCAATCTCAGCAGCATTGTTCACGCTCTCTGTGATTCTAAACGATTTTCCGAAGCCCACCGGCGATTCCTTCTCGCTGTTTCTTTCCAGTCAACTGTCCCTGATGAGCGAACCTGTAATGTTCTCATTGCTCGCTTGCTTTACGCAGCTAATCCGCAAGAAACTGTGCGTGTTATTTCCGCTTTGTTCCACCAGAAGCCCCAGTTTGTACCTTCGTTAATGAATTACAACCGTCTAATCCATCAGCTTTGTACTTTAGAAAGAAATAGAGATGCCCATCAGCTGTTTGTTGATATGAGAAAGAGAGGGCATTCTCCTAATGCTGTTTCGTATACTACTTTGATCGATGGGTATTGTGGGGCTGGGGAGGTTCGGGAAGCTGAGAAGCTGTTTGATGAAATGTCTGAGTGCGGAGTGATACCTAATGCACTTACTTATAGCGCTTTGATTCGGGGGATTCTTCGAAAGCGGGACATTGACCATGGAAAACAACTGATTGGGAAGCTTTGGGACGTGATGCTCACTGAAGACGACATGCATGTAAACAATGCAGCATTCTGCAACGTGATCAATTGCTTGTGTAAGGAAGGGTTCTTCCATGAAGTGTTTAATATTGCTGAAGATATGCCTCAGGGTAAAAGTGTGGTTCAGGATTTTGTATATGCGCAAATGATAGATTCTCTTTGTAGATTCGGGAGGTATAATGGGGCTGCTAGGATAGTTTATATGATGAGAAAACGAGGATTCGATCCAAGCTTAGTTTCATATAATACAATTGTTCATGGTCTCGTCAAGGAAGGCGATTGTTTCAGGGCATATCAGTTGTTGGAGGAAGGAATTCAATTTGGCTACTTGCCGTCAGAATTCACTTACAAATTATTGGTAGAAGGTTTGTGTTATGTAAATGATCTTATTAAGGCCAAGGAAGTCGTCAATATGATGTTAAATAAGAAAGACAATGACAAAACAAggatttataatatatatcttAGAGCTCTTTGTGTTGTTGACAACCCAACTGAGCTTTTAAATGTCCTTGTCACCATGCTTCAAACTCAATGTCAACCAGATGTAATCACCCTGAATACTGTTATTAATGGCTTTTGCAAAATGGGAAGAATTGAAGAGGCtcaaaaggttttcaaagatATGATGATGGGGAAGTTTTGTGCCCCTGATGGTGTGACGTTCACAACTGTTATTAGCGGGTTTTTAAAACTCGGGAGGGTTGAAGAAGCTCTTGAGTTATTGCATAGAGTTATGCCTGAAAAAGGTTTAAAGCCCAATGTTGTAACATATAATGCAGTTATCCAGGGGTTATTTAAGTTACATCGGATAGATGAAGCTATGGAAGTCTTCCATAGCATGGTAAGTGGTGGCATTGTTGCTGATTGCACGACTTATACTGTTATTATTGATGGGTTGTTTGAATCCAACAAAGTTGATGAAGCCAAAAGATTCTGGAACGATGTTGTTTGGCCTTCAAAAGTTCATGACAGTTACATATATGCAGCCATTCTCAAGGGGCTTTGTCGCTCTGGTAAACTGCATGATGCTTgtgattttttatatgaattagcAGATTGTGGGGTTACTCTTTGTGTCATCAATTACAACATTGTTATTAATGGTGCTTGCACATTGGGATGGAAGAGAGAAGCTTATCAGATTCTTGGTGAAATGAGAAAAAATGGACTAGAACCTGATGCTGTAACATGGAGAATTCTGGATAAATTGCATGGCAATGTGGAAAAACAGTTCCGCGAGGATTCGACATGCAATTAAGTGGGGGTTTAAGATAAGCCGGTCGTTGAAAATTTTTTGGTCTTAAATAAAGAGTGAAGCAGTTGTCTCAGTTGTTATAGAATGAACTGTATGTATGTTTTCATGATAGTAGGATGTCTTTGATGGTTAAAAACAGTACGTGATATTGCTTCTGCTATATATCTAACCTTGGAAACACGGATGGAGGAAGCGTTGGACCCGACCAGTTATACAAAATCATAATTGGTTTAACAGGAGATTCAACATTTATATGTAGACaggtaaaaagaaaagaaactgaAACATAACTATGAATAAGTCATAGAAGTTTTCAGAAGGTAGTTCGTCATATTAGGTGAATGTACTTTCTTGTGTAATATCTCTTCTATTTATTACTCATAGCCTccgtgattttttttaaaatttagacaTTCATCTCATTTAACT
This window encodes:
- the LOC107012361 gene encoding thaumatin-like protein; this encodes MADRFLTPFLLLAFFTIFASHISATTMTLYNKCSHPVWPGIQPSAGKPILARGGFKLPPNKAYRLNMPAGWSGRVWGRHGCAFDAAGRGRCATGDCGGSLFCNGIGGTPPATLAEITLGNEQDFYDVSLVDGYNLAISVTPVRGKGKCSYAGCVSDLNTMCPAGLQVRSHDKSQVVACKSACSAFNSPRYCCTGTFGNPQTCKPTAYSRIFKTACPKAYSYAYDDPTSIATCTGSSYVLTFCPHH
- the LOC107014938 gene encoding pentatricopeptide repeat-containing protein At3g18020; this translates as MHFCKFPFLIPLRNSARAFTSSLSLFSAFEFHLTNQQSFEVQEFDRAYWTRRIHKLCAIDGDVDEALRLLDELRLQGYHPDSLNLSSIVHALCDSKRFSEAHRRFLLAVSFQSTVPDERTCNVLIARLLYAANPQETVRVISALFHQKPQFVPSLMNYNRLIHQLCTLERNRDAHQLFVDMRKRGHSPNAVSYTTLIDGYCGAGEVREAEKLFDEMSECGVIPNALTYSALIRGILRKRDIDHGKQLIGKLWDVMLTEDDMHVNNAAFCNVINCLCKEGFFHEVFNIAEDMPQGKSVVQDFVYAQMIDSLCRFGRYNGAARIVYMMRKRGFDPSLVSYNTIVHGLVKEGDCFRAYQLLEEGIQFGYLPSEFTYKLLVEGLCYVNDLIKAKEVVNMMLNKKDNDKTRIYNIYLRALCVVDNPTELLNVLVTMLQTQCQPDVITLNTVINGFCKMGRIEEAQKVFKDMMMGKFCAPDGVTFTTVISGFLKLGRVEEALELLHRVMPEKGLKPNVVTYNAVIQGLFKLHRIDEAMEVFHSMVSGGIVADCTTYTVIIDGLFESNKVDEAKRFWNDVVWPSKVHDSYIYAAILKGLCRSGKLHDACDFLYELADCGVTLCVINYNIVINGACTLGWKREAYQILGEMRKNGLEPDAVTWRILDKLHGNVEKQFREDSTCN